In one window of Pseudomonas putida DNA:
- the paaD gene encoding 1,2-phenylacetyl-CoA epoxidase subunit PaaD: MRSGELIAGDRGARSLREGDLARAWAVLEQVMDPEVPVVSVVDLGIVRDLDWRAGHLHLVVTPTYSGCPATEVIEGDIRQALEQAGFAQPALERRLTPAWSSDWISDQGRERLRVYGIAPPQGNASKRSLLGEAPKVCCPQCGSAHTELLSQFGSTACKALYRCRECLEPFDYFKCI, translated from the coding sequence ATGCGATCTGGTGAGCTGATCGCTGGCGACCGTGGCGCCCGCAGCCTGCGCGAGGGCGACCTGGCGCGGGCCTGGGCGGTGCTGGAGCAGGTCATGGACCCGGAAGTGCCGGTGGTCAGCGTGGTAGACCTGGGAATCGTGCGCGACCTGGACTGGCGCGCCGGCCATCTGCACCTGGTGGTGACCCCTACCTACTCCGGCTGCCCGGCCACCGAGGTGATCGAGGGGGATATCCGCCAGGCCCTGGAACAGGCCGGTTTTGCCCAGCCAGCGCTGGAACGCCGCCTGACCCCGGCCTGGAGCAGCGACTGGATCAGCGATCAAGGCCGCGAACGCTTGCGTGTCTATGGCATCGCCCCGCCCCAGGGCAATGCCAGCAAGCGCAGCCTGCTCGGCGAAGCCCCCAAGGTGTGCTGTCCGCAATGCGGCAGCGCCCACACCGAACTGCTCAGCCAGTTCGGCTCCACGGCCTGCAAGGCGCTTTATCGCTGCCGCGAGTGCCTGGAGCCGTTCGACTATTTCAAATGCATTTGA
- a CDS encoding DUF485 domain-containing protein, producing the protein MTPEHIDSISKHPDFQQLIRRKRRLNGSLTLTMLAAYYGFVLLVAFAPGLLGQSLNGGVTSVGMLVGVLMVLLSFALTGIYMHRANRVIDPLNDKVRQECAQ; encoded by the coding sequence ATGACACCCGAGCACATCGACTCCATCAGCAAGCACCCCGACTTCCAGCAACTGATCCGCCGCAAGCGCCGCCTCAACGGCAGCCTCACCCTGACCATGCTTGCCGCCTACTACGGCTTCGTGCTGCTGGTGGCCTTCGCCCCCGGCCTGCTCGGCCAGTCGCTCAATGGCGGCGTCACCAGCGTCGGCATGCTGGTGGGTGTGCTGATGGTGCTGCTGTCGTTCGCCCTGACCGGCATCTACATGCACCGCGCCAACCGCGTCATCGATCCACTCAACGACAAGGTTCGCCAGGAGTGCGCGCAATGA
- a CDS encoding OprD family porin — translation MNHTRLKSAAWLATLALPLPAMADFIADSHARVELRNHYINRDFRQSNAPQAKAEEWAQGFTARFESGFSEGPIGLGVDAMGQLGIKLDSSRDRRNTGLLPFGPHSLEPVDDYSELGLTGKLRVSKSTLRLGTLQPILPVVVYNDTRLLSSTFQGGLLTSQEIEGLTVNAGRLTKANLRDSSGRDDIGYGAASSDHFDFGGGSYAITPQTSVSYYYAKLDEIYRQQYLGLLHTQPLGEGMSLRSDLRYFDSRGDGAERAGRIDNRNFNAMFTLGVKAHKFTATWQQMSGDSAFPFLNGGDPYTVNLVTYNTFTRAGLDSWQVRYDYDFVAMGIPGLSFMTRYTDGRHAETATLSNGRERERDTDITYVIQSGPFKDVSLRWRNVTFRSGNGLTNAVDENRLIIGYTLALW, via the coding sequence ATGAACCACACTCGTCTCAAGTCGGCCGCCTGGCTGGCCACCCTCGCCCTGCCCTTGCCGGCCATGGCGGATTTCATCGCTGACAGCCACGCCCGCGTCGAGCTGCGCAACCACTACATCAACCGCGACTTTCGCCAGTCCAATGCACCGCAAGCCAAGGCCGAGGAATGGGCCCAGGGTTTCACCGCGCGCTTCGAATCGGGCTTCAGCGAAGGCCCCATAGGCCTGGGCGTGGACGCCATGGGGCAACTGGGGATCAAGCTCGACTCCAGCCGCGACCGGCGCAACACCGGCCTGCTGCCCTTCGGCCCGCACAGCCTGGAGCCGGTGGACGACTACAGCGAGCTGGGGCTGACCGGCAAGCTGCGCGTATCGAAGAGCACCCTGCGCCTGGGCACCCTGCAGCCAATTCTGCCGGTGGTGGTGTACAACGACACCCGCCTGCTGTCATCGACCTTCCAGGGTGGCCTGCTGACCAGCCAGGAGATCGAGGGCCTGACCGTCAACGCCGGACGGCTGACCAAGGCCAACCTGCGCGACTCATCCGGGCGCGACGACATCGGCTACGGCGCGGCCAGTAGCGACCACTTCGACTTCGGCGGCGGCAGTTACGCGATCACCCCGCAGACCAGCGTCAGCTATTACTACGCCAAGCTCGACGAGATCTATCGCCAGCAATACCTGGGGCTGTTGCACACCCAGCCGCTGGGCGAAGGGATGAGCCTGCGCAGCGACTTGCGCTACTTCGACAGCCGCGGCGACGGCGCCGAACGCGCAGGCCGCATCGACAACCGCAACTTCAACGCCATGTTCACCCTGGGCGTGAAGGCCCACAAGTTCACCGCCACCTGGCAGCAGATGTCCGGCGACAGCGCGTTTCCGTTTCTCAACGGTGGCGACCCCTACACGGTCAACCTGGTCACCTACAACACCTTCACCCGCGCAGGTCTCGACTCCTGGCAAGTGCGCTACGACTACGACTTCGTCGCGATGGGCATTCCGGGCCTGAGCTTCATGACCCGCTACACCGACGGTCGCCACGCCGAAACCGCGACCCTCAGCAATGGCCGCGAACGCGAGCGCGACACCGACATCACCTACGTCATCCAGAGCGGCCCGTTCAAGGACGTCAGCCTGCGCTGGCGCAACGTCACCTTCCGTTCCGGCAATGGCCTGACCAACGCCGTGGACGAGAACCGCCTGATCATCGGCTACACCCTGGCGCTGTGGTAA
- the paaE gene encoding 1,2-phenylacetyl-CoA epoxidase subunit PaaE: protein MSQFHSLTIKQVRHETRDAVSIAFDVPAHLQDAFRFTQGQYLVMRTFLDDEEVRRSYSICSAVQDGELRVAVKRVPGGRFSAFANDVLAVGQQLDVMPPSGSFFVPLQTERHGHYLGVAAGSGITPILSIIATTLACEPNSRFTLLYGNRASNSALFRDRLEDLKNRYLDRLNLIFVFSREQQDVDLYNGRIDADKCGQLFSRWLDVQALDAAFICGPQAMTETVRASLEDNGMPRERIHFELFAAAGNEARREAREAQRQLDSALSHITVISDGRALAFDLPRNSQNILDAGNAIGAELPYSCKAGVCSTCKCRVIEGEVEMDSNHALEDYEVAAGYVLSCQTYPLSDRVVLDFDQL from the coding sequence ATGAGCCAGTTTCACAGCCTGACCATCAAGCAAGTGCGTCACGAGACACGCGACGCCGTGTCGATCGCCTTCGACGTGCCCGCCCATCTGCAGGACGCGTTCCGCTTCACCCAGGGCCAGTACCTGGTGATGCGCACCTTTCTCGACGATGAGGAAGTGCGCCGCTCCTATTCGATTTGCAGTGCCGTGCAGGACGGCGAGCTGCGCGTGGCGGTCAAGCGCGTGCCTGGCGGACGCTTCTCGGCATTCGCCAACGATGTGCTCGCGGTCGGCCAGCAACTAGACGTGATGCCGCCCAGCGGCAGCTTCTTCGTTCCACTGCAAACCGAGCGCCATGGCCATTACCTGGGGGTCGCCGCCGGCAGCGGTATCACCCCGATCCTGTCGATCATCGCCACCACCCTGGCCTGCGAGCCCAACAGTCGCTTCACCCTGCTGTACGGCAACCGCGCCAGCAACAGCGCACTGTTTCGCGATCGCCTGGAAGACCTGAAGAACCGTTACCTGGACCGCCTGAACCTGATTTTCGTGTTCAGCCGCGAACAGCAGGATGTCGACCTGTACAACGGCCGAATCGATGCTGACAAGTGCGGCCAGTTGTTCTCTCGCTGGCTCGACGTGCAAGCCCTCGATGCCGCCTTTATCTGCGGGCCGCAGGCGATGACCGAAACCGTGCGCGCCAGCCTAGAAGACAACGGCATGCCGCGCGAACGCATCCATTTCGAGCTGTTTGCCGCCGCTGGCAACGAGGCTAGGCGCGAAGCCCGCGAGGCTCAGCGCCAGCTGGACTCGGCGCTGAGCCATATCACCGTGATCAGCGATGGCCGTGCCCTGGCCTTCGACCTGCCGCGCAACAGCCAGAACATTCTCGATGCCGGCAACGCCATTGGCGCCGAGCTGCCCTATTCGTGCAAGGCCGGCGTGTGCTCGACCTGCAAGTGCCGGGTGATCGAGGGCGAGGTGGAAATGGACAGCAACCATGCGCTGGAGGATTACGAGGTGGCGGCGGGGTATGTGCTGTCGTGCCAGACGTATCCGCTGAGCGACCGCGTGGTGCTGGATTTCGATCAACTTTGA